A stretch of DNA from Candidatus Methanomethylicota archaeon:
GCCTGAAATCCTGGGTTCGAATCCCAGCGGGCCCACTAAAAAGAAAATAAAAAATTTATTTTCTTACTGATAATGAAAGTGTTGTTCCATCAGCACAGACTATTTTAACTAATTGAGATTGAGCTGCAGGTTTATTTGATGCAATGTATAATCTTCCAACTTCTCCAACTTCGAGAGATGTTGTGTTAGTACCTGGACTACCTGTAAAGAATGTCCAGTTTTTACTTCCACTTCCAAGCCATACCCAGACATTAGTTTCGTTATTCACCGTAGCATTAGTACTATAATTATAATTATATAACTCTCCATCAACATATACTGCATTTAATACAACTGCTTTTCCACCAGTATTTCTGAGATATATAGTAATACTACTATTAGTAGTACCATTTACACTAAATGAATCATAACTTAATTGACCTTGAGCTGCTCCTGTAGTTGCTGTTCCTGTTCCAACAAATCCCATTACAAAAGTATATGTTACTACTGCAGCTGCTACTGTAATAACAATAAGTAATAATGTAGCAATTATTGGAGAAATTGCTTTTTTATTTTTCATGAAAAAGAGTAAGAATAGTTTGAATATATAAGTATTTTGGATGAAAATTATTTATGAAAAATTATTTTTATATATGAAATAATAAAAATTAACATGGCTCTTGGATTTTATTATGAAAATTTAATTCATGTAAATATTCTATATGAATCAATTATTGGAATCTTATTATTTCTATATGTATTAATTATAGTCTTTGGAACAAAATTTACTTATAAAATTTTTAGAAATCATGGATTAACTCATAATGTTGCTGTATATTATAATAGAAAGATAATTCATATTTTTGCAGGAGGAATTATTACATTTTTACTTCCAATATTTTTTACAGCAGTTACTATACCATTAATATTAGTAATTATTATAGCAATTATAGTATATATTCCACATAAAAGAAAAAAATTATTTAATTGGTTTCAAATTGAAGAGAATATGTATGAAGTAAATTTTACTATAGCATGGGGATTAGCTATTGGAATATCTTGGATTTTCTTCAATGATTTAGTTTATGGTATAATACCTACTGCATTCATGTCTTTTGGTGATTCTGCTACTGGCATAGTTAGAAATATCTTATTTAAAAAAAGAACAAAACATTGGATAGGAAATTTAGCAATGTTAATAACATGTTTACCAATAGGAATTTATTATGCTGGATTTGCAGGATTTATAGCTGCAATAATATCATCAATTATTGAACGTTTTGAAATTGGATTTATTGATGATAATATTCTAATAACTTTATCAGCTATTTTTGTATTAATAGCTTTGAGGGGAATTTAAGTGATTTATCCATTTAAAAAATTTGAAGAAGAATGTAAGAAATTATTAATAAAAGCATTTGAAGAAGAAAATTTAATTGGAGATATTATACTTAATATACCACCATCTTCAGAATATGGTGAATTAAGTTTTGCTACTTTTTCTATTGCAAAAAAATATAATAAAAATCCAAATGAAATTGCAAAAATAATTTCTTCAAAAATTATGAATTATGAAAGAAATTTAATAGAACGAGTTGAATCTGTAAGTGGATATGTAAATTTCTTTTTAAATTATGGAAAATTTGCTAAAATTACTATAGAAACAATATTAGAATTAGGAGAAAATTATGGAAAAATGAATGAAAAAGGAATTAAAATAATTATTGAACATACTAGT
This window harbors:
- a CDS encoding type IV pilin; its protein translation is MKNKKAISPIIATLLLIVITVAAAVVTYTFVMGFVGTGTATTGAAQGQLSYDSFSVNGTTNSSITIYLRNTGGKAVVLNAVYVDGELYNYNYSTNATVNNETNVWVWLGSGSKNWTFFTGSPGTNTTSLEVGEVGRLYIASNKPAAQSQLVKIVCADGTTLSLSVRK
- a CDS encoding dolichol kinase yields the protein MALGFYYENLIHVNILYESIIGILLFLYVLIIVFGTKFTYKIFRNHGLTHNVAVYYNRKIIHIFAGGIITFLLPIFFTAVTIPLILVIIIAIIVYIPHKRKKLFNWFQIEENMYEVNFTIAWGLAIGISWIFFNDLVYGIIPTAFMSFGDSATGIVRNILFKKRTKHWIGNLAMLITCLPIGIYYAGFAGFIAAIISSIIERFEIGFIDDNILITLSAIFVLIALRGI